GCGCGGCTACCTGATCGGCTTCGGCCTGTCGGTCGTCCTGACCGCCATCCCGTTCTGGCTGGTCATGACCAACGTCCTGGGCGACAACCAGGCGACGGCTCTGATCATCATGGCGCTGGCCGTCGTGCAGATCGTCGTGCACATGGTGTACTTCCTGCACATGAACGTCCGGTCCGAGAACGGCTGGACCATGCTCGCGCTGATCTTCACCCTCATCCTGGTGGTGATCACCCTGACCGGCTCGCTCTGGGTCATGTACCACCTCAACGCGAACATGATGCCGACCATGCACGATATGCGGCAGATGCCGTGAGGCCGGCCCCGCGCGCGCTCGCCGTGTGATGAGCCCCTCCCGCTCGCCGCTGACCCTGGCCGTGCTCGGCCTGCTCGCCACGCTGGGCGTCGCCCTGCTCATCGGGCTGGGCGTCTGGCAGGTCGAGCG
Above is a genomic segment from Geminicoccaceae bacterium SCSIO 64248 containing:
- the cyoD gene encoding cytochrome o ubiquinol oxidase subunit IV — translated: MSTETHAAHHGHDAPAHGSLRGYLIGFGLSVVLTAIPFWLVMTNVLGDNQATALIIMALAVVQIVVHMVYFLHMNVRSENGWTMLALIFTLILVVITLTGSLWVMYHLNANMMPTMHDMRQMP